TTCAAATTACGGTGGAATTTGGCCAAATTTAATTGCTGAAATAGTATGTAAAGTGCTTCAGTGCTTCAAAATATGCATCTTTTAAATTGTACATATTATGCTTGTATCATGTGTTTTAAGCTATGACcaagtaaatattattttgtcaACATTAAATAAATGAGTATATAAAAGTAATATCAACTATACTATATTATAAACATTGAAtgtttaaactataaaattatataagtaTTGTAATACATAAAATAACACTCCCAGGATTCAGTACAAAGTTTTACAGTGATATTGATTTCAtaaagggaagaaaaagatgaaaccaaaaaaataataatattaaaattaaattattgaaaaaacaGGTGAATCATGGATAAGTTATGATTGATTTGGACCTGACTATGGTAAAAAGTCCTAGAGATTAAGGGCACCATAGCCAACTTCCTTGAGCTTTTGACTCTTCCATGGAACCACTTGCTTGAAGCTCTCACATATCATTGTCTATAAAAATCAAAAGCAGTGCAATAACATTATTAAGTGACCATATCCTTATTCAATGTTATAACTTTGTAAAAAGATCTAAGgcaaatatatttaaaatgtatttaaaattactaatttttttttttgaatggtTATAAAAGTTTCTAAAACATGTATTATATATACTCACAAATAGTTTCTAGTCTAAAGCcacattaattaaaaatataatcttcATAATTTTCATAAGTGCAAGATAGTTTTCAACCTATTCCATAGTGTTTATAACCAAATAACAACTACAACACCAATTTCACATATTTCATTCACCATatccttaaaaaataaaaaattcaaaagaatttCCTATGAGATATTCTTAGATGAAAATAAATCAACCACTTTGAATTTACATGCACTCCTATAAAAAGAAGTATTTAAGTACTAATATTCATTAACCACTTAACCCTAGAAAGGAAATTATCACTATAACACAAGTTCTTAATGTTTAGAAGTCAAAACTTACCCATGGCTTGGCATGGAAGAGGTGGGAAATGCTTCTAGAACGTTGCATCTTTGTCACACTTCTCACCTTATTCTCATTAACATGATAATCTTCATCAGCAGAAGATGTAGAATTAGAGGAAAAGACATAACTGCCCCTACTCACTTCCCTTTTGACATTGAAGCCCTTCCATCCCCTCAATGAACCAAACCACCCTCTCTCCTTCGTCCTCATTCCTGTGTCTAGACCCTAATACAAACAATCTTAGTTAGTAAAGtatattatacataaaaaatattacatgtACTATCTTTGTAACATCTCTTTTATATTAAAAGTGatcgataaaaaaaaaaaaaaaataaataaNNNNNNNNNNNNNNNNNNNNNNNNNNNNNNNNNNNNNNNNNTAAAAAAAAACCATATTAAAAAGTATACAGAAAAAATAGTACAAATATCATTTCTCTTTGTTGGAACCGAAAACTCACTCTAGAAGATGGAGGAAGATGGCAAGTGTTGCTTCTTGAGATACAATAAGGACCCTCCAATACACTGCTTGGTGAGTGAACTTTGGTTGCatcatcatcaccttcatcatgaACTAGTTGTTGCAACCTTGGAGGAAGTTGCAATGACTTTGACTTTGACTTTGACTTGGTCAAAGTAACAATGGCATTAgtattagaagaagaagaagttatTCTTGGCTTGCCAGGTTCCTCTTCCCAACCAAATGGTACTGAAGCTAAGGTGCAAAGTGGTGGAGTTACAATCCCTGACCTCtcaggagaagaagaagaataagaataatCCACCATTGTGGTTTGAGGATTGAACTTGAATATTGGTAGAAGAATTGATGTGTTACTCTGTTCTTGCTCTGTTTCTGACTCTGTTTTACAACCACTCATCTTTGCTTTCTCCCTTCTTTGTGTTTGTTATATAATAAGACTCTTTAATCTTGTGGTCCtattttgaaaataatcaaatcaatttcatGGTATATATAATTCCAAATCctttatataaataaacaaGAGGGAATTTCTTATTTGTGTATCAACAAGAGAAGCTTTTGGTTATTCCTCAATTTGTttgtaaaataatttgatatttaagaATATAGAATATAGCTaatattaagttatttttatcgtatttttatatataaaagcaTACATTAATATTGGAGATTTCAATTATCTTTATGTCAATCTAGTGAAAATATTTCTAACATATTATAATATATCTCCCGCTTTCACagtgcaaataaataaattatacaaaagTATTATATATACAGGGACGGAGTTAGATGAAAGATTAGAGGGAgaccaaaaatatttatataataaaataagactaaaataaaattttaaggggATTAAgctgaaatttacatataatttacatgtaaaaaattaaaattagggagGCGATTGCCCCCTTTTCTTTATAGGTAACTCTGCCCCTGGATGTACTGATAGTGTAAAGCATTTTACACAGTCGTACAATCACATCCGTTCTTTTAGATGATCATTCACGCCGTCCATGTGAAAGGTTTTTACACTGATAGTGTACACAGAGTATGATTGATAAATATATAGgtatctattttttcttttaattgtttacAAGTTCatagtatttaaaatatctaaaattgaAGTAGTAAAATACTAATATTCAGTAGGTTGAATAGTAGTTTAATAGAtgatcttattattttttagatgttCTTATTTATGTTATGAAATAAAATACTCATCCTAAAAAAATGGTTATAATTAGTTAAAttcttaataatataatttattataaattataaataaacttaTATATGTAGGGATTAGGACATTTATGAATATACAACAAACTTTGGTGTCTTTTTTATGAGATATTGAAGGAAAGAAAGTGCCACAAAGGTGAAGCTACTCCacaaaaaaatgatgcctttcTCTGCAGAAAAGTTACAAAATGACCATTCATAATCAATAACCATTGCTACATGTAATTTTCTCAAAATATGCATATAGTGTAGGCAATTCAATTCCTTCATACATTATCATTCCATAAAACAAACATAATTTGTAGAAACATGCATAAAATGTCTGTTATGTATGTAAAATTTGCATGCCAAAAATTAATAACTGAGTTATTCATAgtatatttgtgtatatttatatatataaattaattaatagattttttaattaaataattagctaTCAAATCTGTAAtagtttaataattaatttatttataggaGGATAATAAAAGTTTAATAAAACACCAAATATGTTTTTTATACGGTAATTAAttgatagttaatttttatatacacataatatATGATCAAAATGTAgtaacatgtttttcacaaactTCCGCATAATTTTTTCGATTATAAATGTCCTAGTTTTCAGATAATCAATTGATTTGATCACAGAACTACTTgacaatatttttatattttatttatttaaaactaatttaaatatacaattaattaataataatatttttatttggattttaaCAATATCTGACGTACCAATAATGTTTTTGAACTTCCAATATTTCATGTTATAGAGCGTACAtaagagggaaaaaaaattCCAATCTGAAAATAGTTATGCGTAGTGAAATTGTTAGAAGattattattcaaatattaaTGGTTGGTTCCTAGTGTGGCTTGGTGTATGTGGTTGATACCAAATTGTGATGGAGAATTGAGAAGCATGCATAGGGCATTAAATAGTCACTAGTGATTGGTTTCCAAGACAACATTAATTAACATAACATAGTTGCCctaaaaaacaagaaatttcaATTTGCCACAAATTGCATATGATTTCCTTTCACCAAGAAGCACATTTGAAAGTTACAAGCTGAGAATTGAGGTTCATATATGGCCAACTATCTCAAAAGTCAAGTATTTTTTTGTAGGAaagctttaattttaaaaaataaaaataataacaacttaTTTTTTTGGGTGGACAAAATCTAGATTTAAATGAAAAGACAATATTATATGGACACAGACACAGACACGAGATATGCTGATACACGAATTTTACAGTTTTATAAATATGGAAACATgcctatatataaaatataaagtatttttagaCAAccgtaatgatattttgatattttgttgatattaaaataaattattttttaattatttttgttcgttGATCGGGTTCCGAACAGGTCGGGTGGATAAATGTGGAGGGGAGGACGTCTTAGCTTGGGCCGCGCTGCTTGCGAGTAGTCGGGTAGCCGAGCACTTGTTGTGGAGAAGTGGAGAAGAggggggtgtcacctgcaaagacactccgacgctcaagtcagcaaTGTGCAGGCGAGCAGAGAATAAGGTTGAAAAATGTGACGTACCTCGGGGGAAGAGCCAATCTTCCCCTTATATACATGTCAGTAGTGGGCCCCTTATGGGACAGGCCCACATTTCCAAGGACGCTGTCCTGCAGCCGTGTGGGAGCCGTAcaggacgcgtgtccgggtcggtTGGAGGGCGCGTGTCCGGGTCGGGTATGGCTTGGGTCGGGTCGGCCCAAAGTTGATTCTGGGCCgggccgtaacagtgccccccTGCGCCAATGGTAGTCGTGGGAGCTACCAATGGCGTGTCGTCTCGCATCTCGTCTGGTCGGCCGCTCGTGGGGAGGATGTGCCCCCCAACGCGCGTCTCTTGGTTGCTCAAACAACCGTTTCATCGCTTCGTTTCCTGCGCCGATCATTGAATGCTCATAATGGGGTAAAAACCCCGTTTGAAAAGACTATTTTGCCCCCAGCAGTTTCGCGCTTTGGGGGCCGTTTTTAAACGATTGATTTCGACGTTTTTACACTTTTTCACACTCCCTACACTCCCTGCTCTTCCTTTCTTCCTCCTTGCTACAAGATTTCAAGGTGTTGCTGTGGTGCCTCCGTTCGTGTTTCTTGCATTTTCTCCAGATTCGCAATCATCCTTTTTCCATCAATTTAGGTAAGTCTCGAATCATTCCTCTCTTTGTGCATTATTTTTGGTATGCTTGTTGCCTTGGTTCTTTTGATGTTACTGTGTAGCTTTTTAGTCACGAGTAGATGTGTTAGGGGGAAAAGTACCATTCCAGGGTAGGTTTTCTCTCGCTCTTTTATCCATTTAGTCCTGTTTGGCCTTAGTCGGGAAGTCGTGAGGGTGGTGTGTGTGTTCGGCTTGAGCAACCGATCTCTTAGACTAACTGGATGGTACCCCCATGTAGGTATGGCTCGCACGGTCTCCCGGGCATCCGTTAACCCCGCGGCGTACGACCAATATGCTTGGGTCGTCTCTGATATAAGGGAGTCACCCAATCAGATGGGCGAAGAGGAGCTCACCGAGTTCCGACGAGCCGGGTACCTGTGTGGCAGGACCGACGAGGAGGCCAATTATGACGCCTTCGTCCCGGCTGCTCACGAGCGGTTGTATGAA
This portion of the Arachis duranensis cultivar V14167 chromosome 6, aradu.V14167.gnm2.J7QH, whole genome shotgun sequence genome encodes:
- the LOC107491665 gene encoding uncharacterized protein At4g00950 produces the protein MSGCKTESETEQEQSNTSILLPIFKFNPQTTMVDYSYSSSSPERSGIVTPPLCTLASVPFGWEEEPGKPRITSSSSNTNAIVTLTKSKSKSKSLQLPPRLQQLVHDEGDDDATKVHSPSSVLEGPYCISRSNTCHLPPSSRGLDTGMRTKERGWFGSLRGWKGFNVKREVSRGSYVFSSNSTSSADEDYHVNENKVRSVTKMQRSRSISHLFHAKPWTMICESFKQVVPWKSQKLKEVGYGALNL